Proteins found in one Coffea eugenioides isolate CCC68of chromosome 5, Ceug_1.0, whole genome shotgun sequence genomic segment:
- the LOC113771576 gene encoding probable protein S-acyltransferase 7, with protein MASEEKEGSLNFSVAQAIDNSASLEIDQPTESTMSSGKKVDKNSEVFFFKGRLICGPDPKGLILSAIAISLSSWTFAVHVASDIRNPAIIVTSSILTTIVRLPSMQVLVNLVFVSTIDPGIIPRNDQCSSVELGTIDAGKRRRRSRAVVINGIEVKLKYCNICNIYRPPRTCHCATCNNCIQQFDHHCTWIGHCVGLRNYRLHVTFLLTGLLLFAFIFIFSCKPLHHKLPGDGNGLIGLLRNDPETVALTLFSFVAMCFLAGFSCYHVYLIAINQTSYEHFHQKYVSSGNPYDKGILNNIKEALLASQPPSRVNFRADVEPGWFGGLSDISIK; from the exons ATGGCGAGTGAAGAGAAAGAGGGCAGCCTAAATTTTTCAGTCGCTCAAGCTATCGATAATTCTGCCTCATTAGAAATTGATCAACCTACAGAAAGTACTATGTCATCAGGAAAGAAGGTAGATAAGAATTCTGAA GTATTCTTTTTCAAGGGGAGACTGATTTGTGGTCCGGATCCAAAAGGGCTGATTTTATCTGCCATTGCTATTAGTCTATCAAGTTGGACATTTGCGGTTCATGTTGCAAGTGACATAAGGAATCCGGCCATCATCGTAACATCTTCAATTTTGACAACAATTGTTAG ATTGCCCTCAATGCAGGTTCTTGTGAACTTGGTATTTGTCAGTACCATTGATCCTGGTATAATTCCTAGAAACGATCAGTGTTCATCAGTTGAATTGGGAACAATTGATGCTGGTAAACGCAGAAGGAGATCAAGGGCAGTTGTCATAAATGGGATAGAGGTGAAGTTGAAGTATTGTAACATTTGTAACATTTATCGTCCACCAAGAACTTGTCATTGTGCAACTTGTAACAATTGCATCCAACAATTCGATCACCATTGCACCTGGATCGGGCATTGTGTGGGACTG AGGAATTATCGGCTTCATGTAACGTTTCTATTGACAGGATTGCTCTTGTTTGCCTTCATATTTATCTTCTCATGCAAACCACTACATCACAAATTGCCCGGAGATGGAAATGGGTTGATTGGATTGCTAAGAAATGACCCGGAGACAGTGGCATTGACATTATTCAGTTTTGTAGCCATGTGCTTTCTTGCTGGCTTTTCTTGTTATCATGTTTATCTAATTGCTATAAACCAG ACATCTTATGAGCATTTTCACCAAAAGTATGTGAGCTCTGGAAACCCCTATGACAAAGGAATCCTAAACAACATTAAGGAGGCTCTACTTGCTTCACAACCACCCTCTAGAGTCAACTTTCGAGCAGATGTGGAGCCTGGATGGTTTGGTGGATTAAGTGATA